The Gemmata palustris genome includes a region encoding these proteins:
- a CDS encoding UvrB/UvrC motif-containing protein → MKCLRCPKQATYHITEVLPGDRFEEVHLCEDCAKKYLVEPQKKAAAGPTVDASEAAEEVFARPTCESCGLSYLEFRNHGRFGCAHDYDVFKGELLPLLESIHGDVRHVGKAPRRLPRAQGAQVELTALRRRLQQLVTEENYEEAARVRDRIKELENG, encoded by the coding sequence ATGAAGTGTCTGCGGTGTCCGAAGCAAGCCACCTACCACATTACCGAAGTGCTCCCCGGGGACCGGTTCGAGGAGGTCCACCTGTGTGAGGACTGCGCCAAGAAGTATCTCGTAGAGCCGCAGAAAAAGGCCGCGGCCGGGCCGACCGTTGACGCGAGCGAGGCCGCCGAGGAGGTCTTCGCCCGCCCCACGTGCGAGTCGTGCGGGCTCTCGTACCTGGAGTTCCGCAACCACGGGCGGTTCGGCTGCGCGCACGACTACGACGTGTTCAAGGGGGAACTGCTCCCGCTGCTGGAGAGCATTCACGGCGACGTGCGGCACGTCGGCAAGGCCCCGCGCCGGTTACCGCGTGCGCAAGGCGCACAGGTGGAACTCACCGCGCTCCGCCGCCGCTTGCAACAGCTCGTGACCGAAGAGAACTACGAAGAAGCGGCCCGGGTCCGCGACCGCATCAAGGAGCTGGAGAACGGCTAA
- a CDS encoding UvrB/UvrC motif-containing protein — MKCQTCDNPATVHLTDIVNKKKRELHLCETCARERNLIPEQPGPQIDLKALLSLLTTPHAPGSTGAEPRPEPVATACEICGMTVAEFKAAGRLGCPHDYESLRSTLEPLLERIHRSMAHAGKAPRAVRVRDWKKQMQVAVAAEDYEEAARLRDLIRRHEA, encoded by the coding sequence ATGAAGTGTCAGACCTGCGACAACCCGGCCACTGTTCACCTGACTGACATCGTGAACAAAAAGAAGCGCGAGCTGCACCTGTGTGAGACGTGCGCGCGCGAGCGCAACCTCATTCCCGAACAGCCCGGCCCGCAGATCGACCTGAAGGCGCTCCTGAGCCTGCTCACGACCCCGCACGCGCCGGGGAGCACCGGCGCCGAGCCGCGCCCGGAGCCGGTCGCGACCGCGTGCGAGATCTGCGGGATGACGGTCGCCGAGTTCAAGGCCGCCGGGCGCCTCGGGTGCCCGCACGACTACGAATCGCTACGTTCCACTTTGGAACCGCTGTTGGAGCGCATCCACCGGTCGATGGCGCACGCGGGCAAGGCGCCGCGGGCCGTGCGGGTGCGCGACTGGAAGAAGCAGATGCAGGTGGCGGTCGCCGCAGAGGACTACGAAGAAGCGGCCCGGCTCCGCGACCTGATCCGCCGACACGAAGCATAG
- a CDS encoding protein arginine kinase, whose amino-acid sequence MNLDSLLPNLGEWLRGTGPESDVVVSTRIRLARNLADLPFATRATSAHKTEVIGRAKDALAKSDAALKLEYIDIPSMAALDRQFLVERQLISRELAGGLDGPRGVAFDPTETASVMVNEEDHLRLQVLRSGFALDEAWQDIDRLDDALEHRLSYAFHTQFGYLTACPTNVGTGMRASVMLHLPALGLTKQIDKVFRALQKINLAVRGLHGEGSRAFGDLYQISNHVTLGKSEAKILGEIREVIVTILQYERQARGAIVKERRQAEHDRVARAIGTLGSATMITAEETMELLSAVRLGIHLNLLDGIPVTAVNQLFIHTQSAHLQKLAGHNLDGEERNSARAKYLKTKLRELGSHK is encoded by the coding sequence ATGAATCTCGACAGCCTGCTCCCCAACCTGGGCGAATGGCTCCGCGGCACCGGCCCCGAGTCGGACGTGGTCGTGTCCACGCGCATCCGCCTGGCGCGCAACCTCGCCGATTTGCCGTTCGCCACGCGCGCCACGAGCGCCCACAAAACCGAAGTGATCGGCCGGGCGAAGGACGCGCTCGCCAAGTCCGACGCGGCGCTGAAGCTCGAGTACATCGACATCCCGTCGATGGCCGCCCTCGACCGCCAGTTCCTCGTCGAGCGGCAGCTCATCAGCCGCGAACTCGCGGGCGGGCTCGACGGGCCGCGCGGGGTCGCGTTCGATCCGACCGAAACCGCCAGCGTGATGGTGAACGAAGAGGATCACTTGCGCCTCCAGGTGCTCCGCAGCGGCTTCGCCCTCGACGAAGCGTGGCAGGACATCGACCGCCTCGATGACGCGCTGGAGCACCGGCTCAGTTACGCCTTCCACACGCAGTTCGGCTACCTGACCGCGTGCCCCACCAACGTCGGCACCGGGATGCGTGCCAGTGTGATGCTGCACCTCCCCGCGCTCGGGCTGACGAAGCAGATCGACAAAGTGTTCCGCGCGCTCCAGAAGATCAACCTCGCGGTCCGCGGGCTCCACGGTGAGGGGTCGCGCGCGTTCGGCGACCTCTACCAGATCTCGAACCACGTGACTCTCGGAAAGAGCGAAGCGAAGATTCTGGGCGAGATCCGCGAGGTGATCGTCACGATCCTGCAGTACGAGCGCCAAGCGCGCGGCGCGATCGTGAAGGAGCGCCGACAGGCGGAACACGACCGCGTCGCCCGGGCCATCGGGACGCTCGGCAGCGCGACGATGATTACCGCCGAGGAGACGATGGAACTGCTCTCCGCGGTCCGGCTCGGCATCCACCTGAACTTGCTCGACGGCATCCCGGTCACGGCGGTGAACCAGCTCTTCATCCACACGCAATCGGCCCACCTGCAGAAGCTCGCGGGGCACAACCTCGACGGCGAGGAACGGAACTCCGCCCGCGCGAAGTACCTGAAAACCAAACTCCGCGAACTCGGTTCCCATAAGTGA
- a CDS encoding VanZ family protein, with amino-acid sequence MFALFLGLWTWKLLEPIPVPEALVGRLGDWKFYAAKLLHAGAYAFLTVLAVTLPLPRYWRWYFVGLLALHGGATEIGQTFVPSRTGSVRDVAIDWVGISLGLLTWFVMSGGRLAKRSDE; translated from the coding sequence GTGTTCGCGCTGTTTCTCGGCCTCTGGACGTGGAAACTGCTCGAGCCGATCCCGGTTCCCGAAGCGCTGGTGGGGCGCCTCGGCGACTGGAAGTTCTACGCCGCGAAGTTGCTCCACGCGGGCGCGTATGCGTTCCTCACGGTGTTGGCCGTGACGCTGCCGCTGCCGCGCTACTGGCGCTGGTATTTCGTGGGCTTACTCGCACTGCACGGGGGCGCGACCGAAATTGGTCAGACGTTCGTCCCCAGCCGCACCGGTAGCGTGCGCGACGTGGCGATCGACTGGGTGGGAATCAGCTTGGGCTTACTGACGTGGTTCGTGATGAGCGGCGGGCGGTTGGCGAAAAGGAGTGATGAGTAA
- a CDS encoding VOC family protein, whose translation MPVNHVPAGYHTIVPYITVRGAVKALEFYKQAFGATEIMRFDGPGGSVAHAEIEISGSRVMLGDEMPEWGNRGPESLGGTSGGLCVYLPNVDEAVARAVAVGAKVFKPVQDQFYGDRSGTVTDPFGHVWTLATHIEDVSIEEMQRRCAEFMKSAA comes from the coding sequence ATGCCCGTCAACCACGTACCGGCCGGCTACCACACGATTGTTCCGTACATCACGGTTCGAGGGGCGGTAAAGGCCCTCGAGTTCTACAAGCAGGCGTTCGGCGCGACCGAGATCATGCGGTTCGATGGTCCAGGCGGCAGCGTCGCGCACGCCGAAATCGAGATCAGCGGTTCGCGCGTGATGCTCGGCGACGAAATGCCCGAGTGGGGCAACCGCGGGCCAGAGTCGCTCGGCGGCACCAGCGGCGGGCTGTGCGTCTACCTACCGAACGTGGACGAAGCGGTCGCCCGCGCGGTCGCGGTCGGCGCGAAGGTCTTCAAGCCGGTGCAGGATCAGTTCTATGGCGACCGCTCCGGTACCGTCACCGACCCGTTCGGTCATGTCTGGACGCTCGCCACGCACATCGAAGACGTGTCCATCGAAGAGATGCAACGGCGCTGCGCGGAGTTCATGAAGAGCGCGGCCTGA
- a CDS encoding NIF family HAD-type phosphatase — translation MAIRVLALDLERTLISDANNANPRPGLSEFLAFCLARFERVVLFTTVEEADARSALDHLVECGHVPAELVDPLGYVPWVGEHKDLAFIVGAAPEEVLFVDDDAGWIRPDQRDRWVAIEPWDGGADRELVRVQHVLAERLAIDNRV, via the coding sequence TTGGCGATCCGAGTTCTCGCGCTCGATCTCGAACGGACGTTGATCTCCGATGCGAACAACGCGAACCCGCGGCCCGGTTTGTCGGAGTTTCTGGCGTTCTGCCTCGCTCGGTTCGAGCGCGTCGTCTTGTTCACCACCGTGGAGGAAGCGGATGCCCGAAGTGCGCTCGACCATCTCGTCGAGTGCGGCCACGTTCCCGCGGAACTCGTTGACCCGTTGGGCTATGTTCCCTGGGTCGGCGAGCACAAGGATCTCGCGTTCATTGTCGGTGCGGCGCCGGAAGAGGTTCTGTTCGTTGATGATGACGCGGGATGGATTCGACCGGACCAGCGCGACAGGTGGGTCGCGATCGAACCGTGGGACGGCGGGGCGGACCGTGAGTTGGTGCGCGTCCAGCACGTTTTGGCCGAGCGGCTCGCAATCGACAATCGCGTGTGA
- a CDS encoding DinB family protein: MERPDKTEHAAFYSKYIDLVPETDVLAAMAVQLDDALALWRSVPEAQGDVCHPPYTWTVKQVIGHLTDGERIFGYRALRFARGDATPLPGFEENDYAKSGGYERLALADVVSEFEAVRRSSLWLFRNLPEAAWARAGDANGNRISVRALAYILVGHVRHHGGILRKRLAGA; encoded by the coding sequence ATGGAGCGACCGGACAAGACGGAGCACGCGGCGTTCTACTCGAAGTACATCGATCTCGTGCCGGAGACCGACGTGCTCGCGGCGATGGCCGTGCAACTGGACGACGCGCTCGCGCTCTGGCGGAGCGTGCCCGAAGCGCAAGGGGACGTCTGCCACCCGCCCTACACGTGGACCGTGAAACAAGTCATCGGGCACCTCACCGACGGGGAGCGCATATTCGGGTACCGGGCGCTGCGGTTCGCGCGCGGCGACGCGACCCCACTGCCCGGGTTCGAGGAAAACGACTACGCGAAGTCGGGCGGGTACGAGCGCCTCGCGCTCGCGGACGTCGTGAGCGAGTTCGAGGCCGTGCGCCGGTCGAGTTTGTGGCTGTTCCGCAACCTGCCCGAAGCGGCCTGGGCACGGGCGGGCGACGCGAACGGGAACCGCATCAGCGTGCGGGCGCTCGCGTACATCCTTGTGGGCCACGTCCGGCACCACGGCGGCATCCTCCGCAAGCGGCTCGCCGGGGCCTGA